The following coding sequences are from one Rhodothermales bacterium window:
- a CDS encoding SdiA-regulated domain-containing protein: MCNAFMAPAIAVIALAMASGCEHPRAQPAAEPEAPPAAAYDLERPDAVFELPRSLTEISGLTVLEEGRLGAIQDEKGHLYILDVETGGIVRETRFGKDGDYEDLELTPEGLFILESNGTLHHIADWRSETLDATPIKTGLSARHDTEGLAYDAAHNRLLIACKEFAGQGLKNKRAIYAYDLATGALSPKPVYLVDLEAIAHLDSHPLNRVIRLALGPLLDASAFKPAALAIHPANRQMYLISSVLKSVVVLNPQGDLMAAVPIPDNLFRQPEGMAFTGNGDLYIANEGGEGRATLLRFMSR, translated from the coding sequence ATGTGTAACGCTTTTATGGCCCCCGCCATCGCTGTCATCGCGCTGGCGATGGCGTCCGGCTGCGAACATCCCCGGGCGCAGCCGGCAGCCGAACCCGAGGCGCCGCCGGCAGCCGCGTACGACCTGGAGCGCCCCGACGCCGTGTTCGAACTTCCCCGGTCGCTCACCGAAATCTCAGGCCTGACCGTCCTGGAAGAAGGACGTCTCGGCGCCATCCAGGACGAAAAGGGGCACCTGTATATCCTCGATGTCGAAACAGGGGGGATTGTTCGCGAAACGCGCTTTGGAAAAGACGGCGATTACGAAGATCTCGAGCTGACGCCCGAAGGGCTGTTTATCCTGGAGAGTAATGGCACGCTCCATCACATCGCCGACTGGCGCAGTGAGACGCTCGACGCCACGCCCATCAAAACCGGCCTCTCCGCCCGACATGACACCGAAGGACTCGCCTACGACGCCGCGCATAACCGTCTGCTCATCGCCTGCAAGGAGTTCGCCGGCCAAGGGCTGAAGAACAAACGGGCGATCTACGCTTACGACCTGGCGACGGGCGCTCTATCTCCAAAACCTGTCTATCTGGTCGATCTCGAGGCCATCGCTCACCTCGACAGCCATCCGCTCAACCGGGTGATCCGTCTCGCGCTAGGCCCATTGCTCGACGCGAGCGCCTTCAAGCCGGCCGCTCTCGCTATTCACCCCGCCAACCGACAGATGTATCTCATCTCATCCGTGTTAAAAAGCGTGGTTGTCCTGAACCCACAGGGCGACCTCATGGCCGCGGTGCCTATCCCCGATAACCTGTTCCGACAACCGGAAGGCATGGCGTTCACCGGCAACGGCGATCTGTATATCGCCAACGAAGGGGGCGAAGGACGCGCTACGTTGCTTCGCTTCATGTCGCGCTAG
- a CDS encoding tetratricopeptide repeat protein — MKRVLHWSATARNGSKRPNCGCRSFGWNNTFVGITLLAVWLSGQAEAQTPPYARPLAAAEAAYARYEPRAALSSYEEASRLAGAAVFAIDLGMARTHYDIGLDLLAEPGPRSGTESSETHFRLAVASAERLLAAYPESAVAHFMMAATLGNLAQFRGGKERIMLARKVEHHSRAAIAIDSLLAYPYISLGILYRELAGLTWVEQTWARLFYGEVPPASRDEAIELLRRAAALDPLNPFVHHELAQTYLDAGDTESGTAHLRQLLVLRPQTTQDIRNQTNARLWLRDR; from the coding sequence ATGAAGAGGGTATTGCACTGGTCCGCCACTGCCAGGAACGGCTCGAAAAGGCCGAACTGCGGGTGCAGGAGCTTCGGCTGGAATAACACGTTTGTCGGCATCACGCTCCTGGCGGTCTGGTTATCCGGCCAGGCCGAGGCCCAGACGCCGCCCTATGCCCGACCCCTTGCCGCCGCCGAAGCCGCTTACGCCCGGTATGAGCCTCGAGCCGCGCTGAGTTCTTACGAAGAGGCCAGCCGGCTCGCCGGCGCTGCGGTATTCGCCATCGATCTGGGCATGGCGCGGACGCACTACGACATCGGGCTCGACCTGCTCGCGGAGCCCGGGCCCAGATCCGGGACCGAATCCTCCGAAACCCATTTCCGCCTCGCCGTGGCCAGCGCCGAACGATTGCTGGCCGCCTATCCTGAAAGCGCGGTGGCCCATTTTATGATGGCCGCCACACTGGGCAACCTGGCCCAGTTCAGGGGTGGCAAGGAACGGATCATGCTGGCGCGGAAGGTCGAGCACCACAGTCGCGCCGCCATCGCCATCGACTCGCTGCTGGCCTATCCCTACATATCACTTGGGATCCTGTACCGTGAGCTGGCCGGACTGACGTGGGTCGAGCAAACCTGGGCGCGGCTATTTTACGGCGAAGTACCCCCGGCTTCACGCGATGAGGCGATCGAACTGCTCCGTCGGGCCGCCGCACTGGACCCCCTGAATCCCTTCGTGCATCACGAGCTGGCGCAGACCTATCTCGATGCCGGCGACACCGAATCCGGCACGGCCCACCTCCGCCAGCTGCTGGTCTTACGGCCACAAACCACGCAGGACATCCGCAATCAAACGAACGCGAGGCTGTGGCTGCGGGACCGATAG
- a CDS encoding DUF5706 domain-containing protein has translation MHEKKRKTAALDSPDERGAFLAPAGHDENDVLEMSGVVDDDGDAWRDEAGAGDLKRAKKKKKKKGKKPEQVKEVPASGSARGIETLFRTSYRTNMDLSSLADTKANIMISINGIIISIILASISPKIDANPWLILPTTVLLLSCLVSIVYAVLSARPRVHKNVITLEEVRNNTANILFFGNFVSLREREYIVGMKELLQNSDTLREQMIKDIYGLGLVLIKKYELLRVSYTVFMFGLISGVLLFNLVYLWVVLFPPARGGSLVP, from the coding sequence ATGCACGAGAAAAAACGCAAGACAGCCGCTTTGGATTCACCCGACGAGCGAGGCGCCTTTCTGGCGCCGGCCGGCCACGACGAAAACGACGTGCTGGAAATGTCCGGGGTAGTGGACGACGACGGCGACGCCTGGAGGGACGAGGCGGGAGCCGGCGATCTCAAACGGGCCAAAAAGAAGAAAAAAAAGAAGGGCAAGAAGCCGGAACAGGTGAAGGAGGTGCCGGCGTCCGGTTCCGCTCGGGGCATCGAGACGCTGTTCCGCACGTCCTATCGGACAAATATGGATCTGAGTTCGCTGGCCGACACGAAGGCGAACATCATGATCAGCATCAACGGCATCATCATCTCTATCATCCTGGCGTCGATCTCCCCTAAAATCGACGCCAACCCATGGCTGATTCTGCCGACGACCGTGCTGCTGCTGAGCTGCCTCGTGTCGATCGTGTACGCCGTGCTGTCGGCCCGGCCCCGCGTGCATAAAAACGTAATCACGCTGGAGGAAGTGCGAAATAATACCGCGAATATCCTCTTTTTTGGCAATTTTGTCAGCCTGAGGGAGCGAGAATACATCGTGGGTATGAAAGAACTGCTGCAGAATTCCGATACCTTGCGCGAGCAGATGATCAAGGATATTTATGGCCTGGGTCTTGTACTGATCAAGAAGTACGAACTCTTGCGCGTTTCGTACACCGTTTTCATGTTCGGGCTCATTTCGGGTGTGCTCCTGTTTAACCTGGTCTACCTATGGGTTGTCTTGTTTCCGCCCGCACGGGGTGGATCGTTGGTGCCGTAA
- the xseB gene encoding exodeoxyribonuclease VII small subunit has protein sequence MSSDEAQAHDSLSFEEALQRLEQIIETLENDPPGIEEAVRTYEEGIALVRHCQERLEKAELRVQELRLE, from the coding sequence ATGTCCAGCGACGAAGCTCAGGCCCATGATTCGCTCAGCTTCGAAGAAGCGTTGCAGCGGCTCGAACAGATCATTGAAACACTCGAAAACGACCCTCCAGGGATCGAGGAGGCCGTCCGAACCTATGAAGAGGGTATTGCACTGGTCCGCCACTGCCAGGAACGGCTCGAAAAGGCCGAACTGCGGGTGCAGGAGCTTCGGCTGGAATAA
- a CDS encoding MBL fold metallo-hydrolase encodes MTVKFWGVRGSFPTPHPHMLRYGGNTSCVSVSVDTGIVVIDAGTGARQLGKALLGATQPIYLLLTHLHNDHIEGFPFFTPLYHPGHRVHLIDYRQDRQAWSPLAMLDGVHYPMRPSSIVADYVAVSEFGPDYLCARGLDVSAVPANHPGGAYGYRVAHRGRVFVHIPDNELNPPDSEHTVPYAEFVRFCRGADVLSHDAMYTSDDLPAKWGWGHSQLDQTCQLAIDAGVRHLVLFHHDPERTDDAIDTLQDRARARLQPHGIECTAAYEGLTFNLGG; translated from the coding sequence ATGACGGTCAAATTCTGGGGGGTCCGAGGTTCATTCCCCACGCCGCATCCCCACATGCTCCGGTACGGCGGCAATACGTCGTGCGTGAGCGTTTCTGTCGACACGGGCATCGTAGTGATCGATGCCGGCACGGGTGCCCGTCAGCTGGGCAAGGCGTTGCTCGGCGCCACGCAGCCTATTTACCTGCTGCTGACCCACCTGCACAACGATCACATCGAAGGATTCCCGTTTTTTACGCCCCTTTACCACCCCGGCCACCGCGTCCATCTCATCGACTACCGGCAAGACCGGCAAGCGTGGTCCCCACTGGCCATGCTGGATGGCGTCCACTACCCCATGCGGCCTTCGTCGATCGTGGCGGATTATGTGGCGGTTTCGGAATTCGGCCCCGATTATCTCTGCGCGCGCGGGCTCGACGTCTCGGCGGTGCCGGCCAATCACCCCGGTGGCGCGTACGGGTACCGAGTGGCGCACCGGGGGCGAGTGTTTGTCCATATACCGGACAACGAACTGAACCCGCCGGACTCCGAGCATACGGTCCCGTACGCCGAATTTGTCCGTTTCTGCCGCGGCGCGGATGTCCTTTCACACGACGCCATGTACACGAGCGATGACCTGCCGGCGAAGTGGGGGTGGGGCCACAGCCAGCTCGACCAGACCTGCCAGCTTGCGATCGACGCCGGCGTCCGCCACCTCGTCCTCTTTCACCACGACCCCGAGCGCACCGACGACGCGATCGACACGCTCCAAGACCGCGCCCGCGCCCGCCTGCAACCCCACGGCATCGAGTGTACGGCCGCGTACGAGGGGCTCACGTTTAATCTGGGGGGGTAG